The following proteins come from a genomic window of Acanthopagrus latus isolate v.2019 chromosome 5, fAcaLat1.1, whole genome shotgun sequence:
- the c7a gene encoding complement component C7, whose product MKNITQLLCAALPWLLFLFTPKGFCDPRVDCQWGSFSDWSECDPCTKLQARSRVIAVYPQFGGNPCSGGRTETRTCETTQDCPLSEGCGDRFRCRSGKCVSQSLVCNGDQDCEEDGQDERVCEVQKWVLCTKSSLPPKIEEIGQGFDVVSEKRRANVINTRSFGGQCRTFYSGGDNSVYRLPLSTIKYSSVVKAQNDFSDEMFSSKWHYAKDIVNRQTVRGTTSGYRNYDFHETDDRSRTNKLLVLKNEIEVAQFQSNSPQYLPIAEEFWKALVKLPSVYYYAAYRSVLERFGTHYLAEGTLGGSFKAVARIDQETERQITTESSQHNECERVQHTIFLLFFSIRYETVHCQSGGSHRSTSSGRSSTNHVSRVDVEGGGIEHINSLKAMQLDDPAKNWEMYSNWADSVRSFPKVIKQQLRPISELVKEVPCAGVKKLYLRRAIEQYISESDPCHCRPCRNNGMVFMDGDMCKCLCKPGTSGLACELGTEAEGQQGVIHGSWACWSAWSSCSGGRRSRSRSCSNPAPVNGGQHCIGETSETSDCEDQDLHDLKTVEPQCFNSSLPPLQKCGTPPPLINGYILDPKDIYLVGSKVEYSCTSSLYLVGQSVLECTADQTWSGRPGLCAAAVCRLENLGDGVIASPVLEAYYIGMVVELSCPAGRQLLGESMLSCDPSLNFSPDPASIKCSPASAVRQVISPVVECNPWQKSSRGTCVCKMPFECGSSLDVCATAATGRKSVPLTVCKMHALQCMRKKYMIAEDGTCNWPVRSTTGCTSCHMWETCDDQTNECRCRDSADCSSPGINVCVRVGEDATAASQTMSECEAGLQRCKGVNVTVVSILPCAA is encoded by the exons ATGAAG AATATTACGCAACTCCTTTGTGCAGCCTTGCCAtggctgctgtttctgttcactCCCAAAGG GTTTTGTGACCCAAGGGTTGATTGCCAGTGGGGGTCATTCAGTGATTGGTCAGAGTGTGATCCCTGCACCAAATTACAG GCAAGAAGCCGTGTCATAGCTGTTTACCCTCAGTTTGGAGGGAACCCCTGCAGCGGAGGGCGGACCGAGACCAGGACCTGTGAAACCACACAAGACTGCCCTCTGTCGGAGGGATGTGGAGACAGGTTTCGCTGTCGATCAG GGAAGTGTGTCAGCCAGTCTCTGGTGTGTAACGGAGATCAGGACTGTGAGGAAGACGGACAGGACGAGCGCGTCTGTGAGGTTCAAAAATGGGTTTTGTGCACCAAAAGTAGTCTACCGCCTAAAATCGAAGAGATCGGACAAGG GTTTGACGTGGTGTCGGAGAAGCGGAGGGCCAATGTCATCAACACGAGGAGCTTTGGGGGCCAATGTCGCACCTTTTACAGCGGTGGTGACAACAGCGTCTACAGATTGCCTCTTAGTACCATCAAGTACAGCTCTGTG GTCAAAGCTCAGAATGACTTCAGTGACGAGATGTTCTCCAGTAAATGGCACTATGCCAAGGACATTgtaaacagacagactgtgagAGGGACCACGTCGGGATACAGGAACTATGACTTCCACGAGACAGACGACAGGAGCCGG aCCAACAAGCTTCTGGTTCTAAAGAATGAGATAGAGGTTGCTCAGTTCCAGAGCAACTCTCCTCAGTACCTCCCAATAGCCGAGGAGTTCTGGAAGGCACTGGTCAAACTCCCGTCTGTCTACTACTACGCCGCCTACAGGAGCGTTTTAGAAAGGTTTGGAACACACTACCTGGCTGAGGGAACCCTCGGAGGATCCTTCAAGGCCGTCGCCAGGATTGATCAGGAAACTGAAAGACAAATTA CCACAGAAAGCTCTCAGCACAATGAATGTGAAAGGGTCCAACACACCatcttcctcttgtttttttccatccgCTATGAGACTGTGCACTGCCAGAGTGGGGGAAGTCACAGATCAACGTCTTCAG GTAGAAGCAGCACTAATCATGTGTCAAGAGTGGatgtggagggaggaggcaTCGAGCATATAAATTCGCTGAAGGCCATGCAGCTCGATGATCCCGCTAAGAACTGGGAAATGTACTCAAACTGGGCTGACTCTGTTCGGTCATTCCCAAAGGTCATAAAGCAACAG CTGCGGCCGATCTCCGAGCTGGTGAAGGAGGTTCCCTGTGCCGGGGTGAAGAAGCTCTACCTCCGCAGGGCCATAGAGCAGTACATAAGCGAGAGTGACCCCTGCCACTGCCGGCCCTGCAGAAACAATGGCATGGTTTTCATGGACGGTGACATGTGCAAGTGCCTCTGTAAGCCTGGCACCAGTGGACTGGCCTGTGAGCTGGGAACTGAAGCGGAGGGTCAGCAGG GAGTGATCCATGGCAGTTGGGCCTGCTGGTCTGCCTGGTCATCTTGCTCCGGGGGTCGAAGGTCAAGAAGTCGTTCCTGCTCTAATCCCGCTCCTGTGAACGGGGGACAGCACTGTATCGGAGAAACCTCAGAGACTTCCGACTGTGAAGACCAAGATCTGCATGATCTGAA AACCGTTGAGCCTCAGTGCTTTAACTCGAGTCTCCCTCCACTCCAGAAGTGTGGAACCCCGCCTCCTCTAATCAATGGCTACATCCTG GACCCAAAGGACATTTACCTTGTGGGTAGTAAGGTTGAGTACAGCTGCACCAGCAGTTTGTATCTTGTTGGTCAAAGCGTCCTAGAATGCACTGCTGATCAAACCTGGTCTGGCAGGCCTGGACTCTGCGCGG CCGCAGTTTGCAGACTTGAGAACCTCGGCGATGGTGTCATAGCCTCTCCTGTGTTAGAGGCCTATTACATAGGGATGGTAGTGGAGTTGTCCTGTCCGGCGGGTAGACAGCTACTAGGAGAGTCAATGCTTTCATGTGACCCGAGTCTAAATTTTTCACCAGACCCAGCAAGCATCAAATGCAGCCCAG CCAGTGCAGTTAGACAAGTAATCTCTCCTGTGGTGGAATGTAACCCATGGCAGAAGTCCTCCAGAGGAACGTGTGTCTGCAAAATGCCTTTTGAGTGCGG CTCATCTTTGGATGTGTGTGCCACCGCTGCCACCGGTAGAAAATCCGTCCCTCTGACTGTGTGCAAAATGCATGCACTGCAGTGTATGAGGAAGAAGTACATGATAGCTGAGGACGGCACATGCAACTGGCCGGTGCGCAGCACGACGGGCTGCACCAGCTGTCACATGTGGGAGACCTGCGACG ATCAAACCAACGAGTGTCGCTGCAGGGACTCTGCAGACTGCTCGAGCCCaggaataaatgtgtgtgtccgtgtcgGGGAGGATGCGACCGCAGCCAGTCAGACCATGAGTGAGTGTGAGGCAGGGTTACAGCGATGCAAAGGAGTAAACGTGACAGTTGTCAGTATCCTGCCATGCGCTGCCTGA
- the plcxd3 gene encoding PI-PLC X domain-containing protein 3, translated as MASSHGRSDMRFADWMASLPQSMHTIPLTNLAIPGSHDSFSFYIDEASPVGPEQPETVQNFVSVFGTVAKKLMRKWLATQTMNFNSQLEAGIRFFDLRISTKPRDPDNELFFAHGLFSATVREGLEQISSFLSAHAREVVFLDFNHFYGVQNLHHEKLVAMLKEVFGDKLCPVVFAQEVTLQYLWEKEYQVLVFYHHPMALEVPFLWPGQMMPSPWANTTDPEKLVQFLQASVTDRRRKGTFFVSQVVLTPKASTVMKGVASGLRETITERALPGMMQWIRSQRPGESGINIITADFVELGEFISAVITLNYHLDDDEDDAT; from the exons ATGGCTTCGTCTCACGGGAGAAGCGACATGCGGTTCGCGGACTGGATGGCAAGTTTACCGCAGAGCATGCACACCATTCCGCTCACCAACCTGGCCATTCCTG GTTCCCACGACTCCTTCAGCTTCTACATCGACGAGGCGTCTCCGGTGGGCCCCGAGCAGCCAGAGACGGTGCAgaactttgtttctgtttttggcACGGTGGCCAAGAAGCTAATGAGGAAGTGGTTAGCTACACAGACTATGAACTTCAACAGCCAACTGGAGGCTGGGATCCGCTTCTTTGACCTGCGCATCTCCACCAAGCCCCGCGACCCCGACAACGAGCTGTTCTTCGCCCACGGGCTCTTCAGTGCCACG gtGAGAGAAGGTTTGGAGCAGATCAGTAGTTTCCTGTCAGCTCATGCCCGGGAGGTCGTGTTCCTGGACTTCAACCACTTCTACGGCGTGCAGAACCTGCACCACGAAAAACTGGTGGCCATGTTGAAAGAGGTGTTCGGAGACAAACTGTGCCCAGTCGTCTTTGCTCAGGAG GTGACTCTGCAGTACCTGTGGGAGAAGGAGTACCAGGTACTTGTCTTCTACCACCACCCCATGGCTCTGGAGGTGCCCTTCCTGTGGCCGGGACAGATGATGCCCTCTCCCTGGGCCAACACCACAGATCCAGAGAAGCTGGTGCAGTTCCTCCAGGCGTCTGTCACGGACCGCAG GAGGAAGGGGACCTTCTTTGTCTCGCAGGTGGTTCTGACACCCAAGGCGAGCACTGTGATGAAGGGCGTGGCCAGTGGACTGAGAGAGACAATCACAGAAAG GGCCTTACCGGGCATGATGCAGTGGATCAGATCGCAGCGACCCGGAGAGAGCGGCATCAACATTATCACAGCTGACTTTGTGGAGCTCGGAGAGTTCATCAGCGCCGTCATCACCCTCAACTATCACCTCGACGACGATGAAGACGACGCCACCTGA